AAAAAAGAAAACAAATTCCCCGGCATTGCTAAACCTGTTAAAATTCCAGAAATTAAAGTAAGTATATAACTCATCTTTACCTCCGTATTTTAGATTTTTAAACCACTTTAGAGATTCTAAGACTTAGATTTTATTGATATTCTAAGTTTAAAATTTATAAAAATGTCTTCATAACTCTAATCCTTCTTAACTATGATATCACAAAACATATTTGATGAAGAAATTTTATCAGTCAACTATTTTTTGAATTTAGTTATAAATATCGACTTTAAAAAATAATTAATATATTAGGAGTGATATTATTACAAAAGAGGAAATAAGAAAAATTATGATTGAAAAGAGAAAAAATTTAGATAACGGAAGTTACGTTAATTTTTCTCAAATTATAGTAAAAAAGCTAAAAAATATACTTTATAAAATAAGTTTTTCTTCTATAGCATTGTATTATCCTATAAATAAGGAAGTTGACATTATTCCTGCTATAGAGGAACTTTTAGAAAATTCCAAGTATGTTTATTTACCAAAAATCATCGGTAAAAAGATGTTTATGGCTAAAGTAGACAGTTTGGATAATTTAAAAAAAAGCAATTTCAATATTCCTGAACCCGTTACTGATGATTTTTCTTCATTAATTGATATTTATGTTATTCCAGCAATAGCTTATGATTTTCAAAAATATAGAATTGGTTATGGTGGAGGATATTATGATAGATATTTTCAAGAAAACAAAAAAACCTTTTTAATAGGAACCATTTTTGATTTTCAATTAGTTGAATCTTTTATTAAGCATGAAAATGATTTAAAAGTTGATTTAGTTATCACAGAAAAAAGAATACTTAATTCTTATTAAAGTGAGAGTGATGTAAATGTTTAAAGTATCAGTAGTTCAATACAGACCGGAACTTTTTAATATTGAAAGAAACGTTGAATATGTTATTAATTTGGTAAAAGATGTAGAAACCGATTTTATAGTTTTTCCTGAATTAGCTTTTACAGGTTATGCTTATTCTTCAAAAGAAGAATTAGAAAAAACATTTGAATCGCCACTTGAAGATAAAGGATATGCTTTTAATACTTTTAGAGAATTTTCAAAAGACTATGGAATAAATATTGTTTATGGTTTTAATGAAAAGATAGAGGGAAATTTTTTTAATTCAGCAATTCTTATTACTAAAGAAGGCAGTTTTAAAATATATAGAAAAACTCATCTGTTTTACAAAGAAAAACTTTTTTTCGAACCTGGTAATACAGGATTTTGGGTAACAGAGATTGAAGGGGTAAAAGTGGGTTTAGCTATTTGTTTTGATTGGTACTTTCCGGAATCTTTTAGAACTCTTGCCTTATTGGGTGCCGATATAATTTTTCATCCGGCGAATCTTGTTATGCCATACTGCCAAGAGGCAAATAAAATAAGATCTTTAGAAAATAAGGTTTATATTGCTACTTCAAATATTTGGGGCAATGAGAAGAACGGTAATTTAGAATATTCATTTACTGGTAAAAGTCAGATAACTTCACCAAGTGGTGAAGTTATTCTTAGATTACCAGAAGAGGGAGATTGTATTGAAACAATAGAAGCAAACGAATATAACGCTCGCATTAAAGAAATAAATAAATACAATGATTTATTCAAAGATAGAAAACCTATTTATTATTTTCACTCTTAACTTAAGAGTGATATACAGTTTATTTTCATTTACATTTATATATAGTGAAATATTAATAAAAAAATGATTTTAGTGTAATTACTTTTTTATAATATTTGCTTGAAAATTTAGACTTTTTAAAGTATAATATAAATTAGAAAGTTAGAAATCAAAGATAGTAGTTCAAAAGTGAAATGGAAAAGATATTTTATAAAATTTACACCCAAAAAAAATTGAATGTTGATTTTATACATTTCAAAGTACCTGATAGAAGTTTTTAGAGACGTTAAAATTAAGGATTTTCTAAAAACAAAGATTTTGAATTTTAAAGAGATCCAGGTCAGAGTTCTCCTCTCATTCTTTTGGTAAAAATATCTAAGAAGCTAAAGAAATAGTCAATTGGTCAAAATCAGAATATTGAAGGTATTTTGGAAAAAATAAAATTTAAAACATTTATAGAATTCGAGTTTCGAAATTTTTAAAGTTAGTAATAAAAGTTGTATAGAGGAGGTATGAATATGAGTGATAAAGAATACGTTGTCGGAATAGATTTAGGAACGACTTTTTCAGCAATTGCATGGGTAAAACCAGATGGTAATGTTGAAGTAATCCCAAATGCCGAAGGTAAAAGAACAACTCCTTCAATAGTTTCTTTTACAAAAGATGGGCAAATATTGGTGGGAGAACCTGCAAAAAGACAAGCTATATTGAATTCTGAAAGAACTGTAAGATCTATAAAAAGGTACATGGGTAGTGATTATACAATTAAAATAGATGATAAAGTATACACTCCTCAACAGATAAGTGCTTTTATATTAAAGAAATTAGTAAAAGATGCAGAAGAATATTTGGGGGGTAAAATTAAAAAAGCTGTTATAACAGTACCTGCTTACTTTAACGATGCCCAAAGGCAAGCCACCAAAGAGGCTGGAGAAATAGCAGGATTGCAAGTTTTAAGAATTATCAATGAACCTACAGCTGCTTCAATAGCCTTCGGATTAGATAGATCGAAAGATGAGAGGAAAATTGTAGTTTACGATTTAGGTGGAGGAACTTTTGATGTTTCTATATTAGAAATCGGAGACGATATTATAGAAGTTATATCAACATCTGGAAACAATCATTTAGGTGGAGACGATTTTGATCAAAGAATAATAGATTGGTTAGCAAATGAATTTCAAAAAGAATACAACGTTGATCTGAAAAAGGATAAACAAGCGCTTCAAAGATTAAAAGAAGCTGCCGAAACAGCAAAAATAGAACTTTCTAGTAAATTAGAAACAGAGATTAATTTACCTTTTATAACTGTTGTCGATGGACAGCCGGTTCATTTAGAAAAGAAATTAACAAGGGCAAAATTTGAGGAACTCATAAGAGATTTGGTGGAATCAACAAAAGGTCCAATAGAAAATGCTATGAGAGATGCTAAACTAACTCCTGACGACATTGATGCGGTTTTGTTAGTAGGAGGATCAACGAGAATTCCGTGTGTTCAAAAATTAGTAACTGATTACTTTGGGAAGGAACCTTCTAAAAGTGTTAACCCAGATGAAGCGGTTGCTATTGGTGCAGCTGTTCAAGCTTCTATTATGACGGGTGAAACTGATAGAGAATTGGTTTTAGTTGATGTTACTCCATTGTCCTTAGGAGTAGAAGTAAAAGGTGGCTTGATGGAAGTCATTATTTCAAGGAATACAAAGATTCCTGTAAAAAAATCTAAGGTATTCACAACAGCTGTTGATGGCCAAACAGAAGTAGAAATAAGAGTATATCAAGGAGAAAGACCACTTGCTCAGGATAATTTCTTTTTAGGTAGTTTTAAACTTACCGGTATTCCACCTGCGCCAAGAGGGGTGCCACAAATAGAAGTTACTTTTGACATAGATACAAATGGAATAGTAAACGTATCAGCTAAGGATTTGGGAACTCAAAAACAACAATCAATGGTAGTGACTGGAAGACAAAAATTGAGTAAAGATCAAATTGATAAAATGATAAAAGAAGCTCGAGAATACGAAGAACAAGATAAAAAACTCAGAGAAAAGGTTGAGTTAAAGAATCAAGCAGATGATTTAATATATCAAACAGAAAAAGTTTTGAAAGAGAATGGAGACAAAATTCCTGAAGATTTAAAAGCAACTTTGGAATCAAAAATTCGAGATTTAAGAGAAGCTTTAGAAGAAGATAACCTTGGAAAGATAAAAATTTTAATGGATGAGTTACAGCAAGAAGTAATGAAAATTGGTCAATATTTTTATCAAAATCAGAATCCTGGAGCTACTACAAGTCCAACGGGTCAAGGTGACGAACAAGAATAAATAATGTAAAAAAATAAAAAAGAGCGGTTAGACCGCTCTTTTATTTAATATAATGTTCAAAGTTTAAATCAATAAAATCAAAAGCATTTTTGATTTTATTTGACCAATAAATATTAATACTATGTTCTAATCTTGAAGAAATAACAGTTTGAAGGTTTAAAGAATTTGATAAATCAAATAATTTTTTCATGTTTAAAATACCTCCGACTTTTGTTATATCCAAAACCACACCATTACACATATTATATAACCGTAAAATATCATTTTCTGATTCTATTGATTCATCCCAAAATATTTGATATTTTTCTAAAAATCCCATTATTTTTGATTCTTTGTTTCTTTCCAAAGGCTGCTCTAAAGACACAATTTTTACATCTTTAAGTATTTCCAAAATCTTATTCAATTCATGAAAATTAAATAACCCTTTAAGGTCAAGCCAGATTTTTTTTCCTATTAAAATTTGAGAAAGATTGAAAAAATCCTGTATTGTAGGTTTTTCCAAAAATTCTATTTTCAATATATAATCTTTATTATAATAGTTATCAATAATATCTGTAATATTCAAATTTTCTTTCCAAAATACTCTGAAAAGTTTTTCTTGAAATTCTTTTTGATCAACTGGAAAAAGAATGTCGACAATATCGAATCCATATTTTTTGTTTATGTAATCACAAATTGCCAAATTTACTACCGTTTTTGCTGCATTATCTCTTTTAATAGCTTTACTCATTTTATCTTCAACATTTTGTATTTTATTTATTTCATTTTCATTTTCGATTAAATCCCTAAGGTGTTCGATAACTGCCATTGTAGTTTTAAAGGTTTCTCCGAAGTAGTTATTTGGTGTAGCTGCACCTATTCCTTCGATACCTTTTTCGTCTGCAATTTTAAAAACGGTGCTTTCTTGCCATTGTACGTCCATGTTCTTTAAAAAAATTCTTTCCTGCCAATAATAGACATCTCTTTTTCTTTTATTCATAAGATATTCACCTTGTTTTCATGAGATAAGCTAAAACAAAATTATCATTAAAAGATACCACAGGTAAGAAACTACTACACCGTAAATAGGTGAAAATACCATTTCTTTATAATTTATCTTTTTTACAAATAAAAATTTGTAAGCTAATCCAGCAGCAACAGCTATTAAAACCCAGAGATAATTTCGAGATAAAGCAAAAATATAAATTGCCAATCTTTCGGAGCCACCTATTGTATCTTTTTCTTCTTTACCAAGGATGTTGAAAGTTCTAAAAAGATAACTACCAAAACTGGTAGTAGTCACCATACCAACTATGTATAATTGAAAAATTGTGGTTAAATAAGAATTTTGAAAAAAAGGTTTAAAAATATAAGAAAGAAAAAGGAAAATAGCTAAAAACAGTAATTCATGCAAAAGTTTGGTTTGTTTGGTGTTAATTCTAAATAAATCAAAAGCCATGTGTAAAATAATAGAAAGAGGTACTATCAAAAGACCCCATCCTTTAAGCATATCAAAATTAAAAGCTAAAAAAACCAAAATAAGCCAAATTAAATGTTTATAGTAATTAGTTCGATCTAAAAATTTTTTTGAATAAACATTAGAAAAAGCAAAATCAGAAACAAAATGACTTAAAAACAACGTTATAGGAAACATACATTACCTCCATTTAGTCCCAGTAGTTTTTCGGTACTGTGGTCAGTCTCGAATAATCACCTTTTTTTCTACCAACTTTAGCACAAGGGTTTCCATCAACTTCAACTATATCGGCCGTAAAATCTACTTTTTTCTTCAACAAAGAAGAACCAACACCATATAGATCTACCGGTACTTGTAATGTCTCAAAAAGGTCTATTTTTTCTTCGTCAAAGCCCCCAGAAACCATTATTTTTAAATTTTTCATTCCTAATTTATCAAATTCTGTTCGCGCTCTCCAGACCATTTCTGGATTAACACCTAATGAAGATCTATCCTTAGGAACAACAGATTTATCTCTAAGATTACCTGCAGTGTCAAACCTGACAGCCCAAATTTTATTTTTCCCTTCTCCAATAATTTTTTCTAATTCTCCCGATTCAACATCTGGTTTTTTTCCATAGACATATTCGTAGAAATTTTTTGTTACTTCAATGGTAGTTCCTATTACATCATTATTCCAGTCTACAAGTACCATCCTATTAACATGCTCATCAATATATTTGTCAAATACAATAGCTGCTTGTGAAGTACTACCGTTGTATGCTGCAATTAAAGCATGAGGAATGGTTCCTAAGGATTCAACACCCCAGTAGTCTGCGTTTGCATCTGTTGAAACACCAAAAGCACCAGCTTTTAGTGCAGCATAACCGTCGGTGGTTTGAACCCAGAAATGATCGAATCGAGCACTAAAAAATAAAATAGGTTTACCTCTTGACGCTCTAACAACTTTTTTGACAGCTGTCGCGGTGCTTGTTGCTCTTGCCATTACTCCTAATAAAAGTGTTTCAAGATGCCCAAAAAAAGCGGGATTCCCTTGAATAACAAAAACAGGTTCCATATTTTTTGCTTCGTCTCCATCAAAAAGAGATAAGATCTCTATTTCATCCCATTTATCAACCCATAGATTATTTAAAAGCATTCTTAAATCCCATTTTTGTGAAGTTAATCTTAGCAACTCTTCTTTGTCCATCCTGGTAGAAGCATCTTGTATAGCTTTTTCTATTCTTAAAATTTCATTAAATAATTCAACTGCTTTTTTTTCATCTTTATAGTAACCTGTACCAAATCTTAAAATAGCTAATGCTTCATCTATTCCTACAACTACACAATCACTCCGAGGAAAAAATTGGTAAGTTACATTGACCTTTCTGTTGTCCTTTTTAAGAACCTCAACATACCTTGTAAAATATTTGTCTGTGTAGTACCCCATTCTAACTTTGTCAATAGGTACCTTAAAAAGGTTAGGGTGTAATCTTTTTGCAGAATTATTTTGAGACATATATTTTTTCACCTTCTTTTCTATAATTATGTCGTTTTTCAATATTTAACAAAAAAATTTTCCATGCAACTCCTGACGAATAATTTCCAATATTTCCATCGCTCTTAATTACTCTATGGCAAGGAATAATTATAGGCAAAGGATTATTTTTCATAAGTGACCCTACAGCTCTATAAGCTTTGGGATTCTCAGATCTAATAGCCAATTCTTTATATGTTAACACACAACCTTTTTTTGTATTATAAAGCTCTTGGTATACTTTTTTTGCGAAAACAGTCTTACCCGGTAAAACAAAGAATTCTTCCGGAACTCTTTCCAAATCTCCAAATAAAAAATTATACAAAAGCTCAAAATATGTTTTTGTATACTTATCAAATTTATTTCCGAGTTTTTCATTCTTAAGATGTACTTTTGTAATTTTAGTGTTTTCTATAAAAACAACAATACTTCCAACCTCAACTTCTATTATAAATTTCATCTTTCAAGCTCCTTAAAATCGACAGGAACTACAAAGGTTATACCATCTCTCATTGTTATTCCATAAAAAACTTCTGCAATTTCCATAACCAATTTATTGTGAGTTATTATTAAAAATTGTGATTTTTGAGCATTTTCAACTATTAGGTCAGCAATCTTAGAAGCATTTATATCATCTAATGGCGCATCAATTTCATCTAAGATATAAAAAGGGCTTGGATTTAAATTCATTAATGCAAACAAAAAAGCAATAGCTATTAAGGCTTTTTCTCCACCGGAAAAAAGAGACAACTTTTGGAAGTTTCTTCCAGCCTTTTTAACGGATATTTGTATCCCTTTTTCAAATGATTTACCTTCACCTATTTGTTTTAGCTCACCAAATCCATTACTGAAAAGTTTTGAAATAAAATGTCCAAACTCTTTATTCAATTCTTCAAAAAATTTACTATACTGTGTTTCCGCTTCTTCATCAAGTTTTAAAATAGAATTTTTTAGAGAATTTATTGAATTTAAAATATCTTCTTTGTTTTTCCTATTTTCTTCATATTCTTTTTCTACTTCTTCATATTCGTTTAATACTGTCAAATCAACGGATCCAAGTTTTCTGAGAGATTCTTCTAAATCTTTAATTCTATTTTCTAAAGCCTTTATATCGCTTTCAAGTAATTCTTTTAATTCAAATTCATTTTCGTTTATATCAAGATTTCGGGCTTTTTCTTTAAGAAATTCTATCTTATGTTCTGTTTCTTTTATTTCAAACTCTATCTTTTGGTTTTTACTTCTTAATTCATTCACCATTTCTTTAAGTTTGTTTCTTTCGTTTTCATATTTTTCCAAATCTTGAGATTTATTATACTTTCCACTTCTACTTTTCTTCATAATATCAAATAACTTTGTTATTTCATCATTTAAAAATGTTTTTTCTTGTTCTATTTGAAGAAGAGTCGCTCTAATTTTTTTGACTTCTTCCTCTATTCTGATGGATTCTGTAGTAGATTGTTCAATTTGTTCTTTAAGCGTCTCTAATTCCTTGGATAAATTTATTTTTTGAGATTGATAAAAATCATATTTTTCTTTTAAACTTTTCAATTCCATAGAATCGCTCAATAATTCTTTTTCGAGATCTTCCAAAGTTCTTTTTCCCTTAGCAACTTCTTCAGTTGTTTTTTTGAATTCTTCTTGAATTTTGGAGTATTCTTCTTGACTTTTAGCAAGTTCATTGTTCATAACATTAATTTGCTGAAGTTGCTGTTTATTTTCCTCTTCAAAATTCACAAGTTTTTCTTCAATTTGTTCTAATTGATTTGTTATATCTAAAATGTCCTCTTTTATATTTTTAAAATTAGAATCATGGATACTTTTTTTTGCAAAGATATCTCTCAAATCATCTTTCAATTTTTCTAATTTTTCTTTTTTATTAGATATTTCTGCCTTTAAACTTTCAAAGATTGATATCTTGTTTTTCAATTCGCTTTTAACTGCTAAAAGTCTTTTTTCGGTTTCAGTAAGTTCCCTTTTTCTTTTTAAAAGGGTAGAAGAATAATCATATTTAGATTTTCCTCCGGTTATTGCTCCGTAACTTGATACTAATTCTCCGCTTAAAGTCACAATATTTCCATTATAATTCATTTTTGATAAATTAATTGCTGTCTCAATGTTATCAACAAGTAAAGCATTAGAAAAAACATATTCCATAACTTTTTTATATTTATCATCAAAGTTTATCAGATTTATTAAAAATCCAATTGTACCAGGTTCGTTTAAATATTTTTCTTTCAATATCAAATTGGTTTTTAATAAATCAAGAGGTAAAAAGGTAATTTTCCCGCTGTTATTTTGTTTTAGATGATTTAAATATTTTTTTGCTTGGTTAGAGTCCTTTATAACAATATTTTGTAATCTTGAACCAGCGATGGTTGAAACAGCTTCTTCGTATTTTTCATCTGTTTCTATTAAATTAGCAACTACGTCCACTACGTTTGGGTCGTCTTTAAAAGTTTTGAAAAAGTCCTTAGTTATCCCTGAAAATCCTTCATATTCATTAATTTGTTTTTGCAAAGATTCATAAGAATAATGAAGACTTTTTTCTTCTTGAATTAGATTATCTAATTCTTTAGATAAGTTTTTATATTTTTCTTCTATGTTTTTTAACTCATCAGTTTCTTTTTTAGATAACGTTTCAAATTTAGCTTGAGCATCTTTTGTATGCATTAATTCATTTTCTATTTCTTGCAATTTTTCTAAATTTTTCTTCTTTCTATTTTCTAAAGTGGTTTTTTGTTCTTTTAATAGATTAATTTTGTTTTGGTTGTTTAAAGTTTTTTTATCATATTCATTGATTTTTTCTTGTAAAGATTTTATGTTTAAAGTTAAAGTATTTAAATCTGATTGAAAAGTTCTCATCTTTTTTTCTAAAAGTTCTATATTACTTATAAGTTTTTTCTTAGTTTCTTCTTTTAGAGAAAACTCTTTTTCTTTTTTTTCTTTTAACTTTTTGAATTCTTCTTCTTGTGAGGCAGTTTCTTTTAACTTTTTTTCCAAAGAACTTATATTTTCTTTTAAAGATGTATTTTGCCAATTTTTATTCATAAGTTTTGAATTATAATTATTAAGTTCTTCAGTTAATTTTTCTTTTTCATCTTCAATATTTTGTAGCCTTTTTCTGTAACTTTCTACAAGATCCCCGTTTTTGGTTAATTCTTCATCAACATTCTCCATTTCGTCTTTTAGACTTCTATAATTTCTCTCAACCTCGAACAATTTTGTCAGTAACTCTTTTATTTTTTGCTCATTATCATTTAATTGAATTTCACGTTCTTTTATCTCTTTAATAAGTGAAATTTTAGAAGAGCCAAAATATACTTTCCCGATTCTTTGTATTTCATTCACATATTCCAAATATTTTTTAGCTCTTCCAGCTCTAATTGCGAGCGATTTTAGTCTTTTATCTATAACAAATAATAAATCATTCACTCTTTCTAAATTTTCTTGGGACTTTTCTAAAAGAATCAACGAATTCTTCTTTTTTTCAAGATATCTTGAGATATTAGAGGCGTCTAAAACTATGTCTCTAATATTTTCAGCAGATGAATTTACTATTTCTCCTATTTGCCCTTGTCCGATTATTGAATAAAAATTTTTACCCAGTCCATTGTCAAAGACATTCTGCAAATCTTTTAGCGTAACCAATTTGTTGTTCACAAAATATTTATTGGACGAGTCTTTTTCTAAAACTTTTGAAATTTTAACAAGTTTTTTTTCTTTATCTTCTAAAACTAAGGAAACTTTCGCTTGATTTGATGAATCATGTCCATTATTTCCAATGAAAAGTATGTCGGATTTTTCAGAAATTCTAATTTGTTTCTGAGATTGTTCTCCTAATAGCCACCTTATAGCATCAACGATATTCGATTTTCCTGAACCGTTGGGACCAACTATAGCTATAATATTTTTATCTAAGTTAAAAACAGTCCTTTTCGCAAAACTTTTAAAGCCTTCTATCTCTAATGAAAGAAGTTTCAATTAAATCCCTCCAGAGGATTCCAAACTCCTAATTTGTTCCTCTATTTTTTGAATAACTTCTTCTACTGCCTTACCTTGGATCAAAGCTCGATACATGATTCCTATAGCTTTCATATCAAGGTATGCAAACCATTTTGGAGAACCTTTAGAACTGCTTTGATTTCTTAACAAATAACTGGGGTGAAAAGTTGCAAAAATTTTTATATTTCCATACCAATCAAAAAAATGTCCTCTTTCCTCTGTTATTTTACTTTTTCCTGTGAAGTAATTCAAAGGAGTATTTCCAAGAGTAACTATAACTTGAGGTTTAATAGTTATTATTTGAGCATCAAGATAAGACTGACAAGCGACTATTTCTTCACTTGTTGGGACTCTATTTTGCGGAGGACGACATTTTACTATATTTGTGATAAACACATCTTTTCTTTCCAATTTTGCTAAGTCTTTCAACATTTTTTCAAGCAATTGACCGGCTTTGCCTACAAAAGGTTCACCCATAGCATCTTCGTCTGCCCCTGGACCTTCACCCACAAACATTATTGGCGAGTCAACATTTCCTGAACCAGCAACAGTATTCGTTCTTGATAGGTATAGAGGACATTTCTCACATTTTTCAATTCTATTAGCTATCATTTCTAATCTTTCTTTTTTTTCTTCATTTCCATATAAGATCATCAAAATCTCTCCCATTATTAGTTAATTTATAAGAGTCCAAATTCTATTCCTTCACTACCGAAGGTAACGTTTTTATCCGGAATGTAGTTAATAAAAAACATAAAACTAAAAGATGTAAGCATAGGTTGAGGCAATACAGAAAATTTTGCATTAAATCTAACAGTCCAGCATACTATTTGTTTTTGTATTTGAAACTCTGTGAAATCCCAAGTGTTGTTTTTTAAGTCATAGTTGAAATAAGCTGAAGCAAACTCACTTTTATCTCTATTGATTATTTGAAACCCTGACTTTATAAAATCTGAAAGACTATACTGAAAATCTAAACCAAATGAATATTCGGAATTTTTCTCCAAAAAGTTTAAATTTAGATCGTATAAAGTGTATTCATTCTTCATATCAAAATTTCCAAATATTTTATTATCGTTATAATAAAAAGTATAATTAGTTGAAATTTCAGGAATGATATCTACAAATGTTTTTTCATGAATATATAAATTATAATCTAATTGCAATCTGTTTCGTTGATATCTAATAATTTCTCTATTTTTTAAGTATTCGATCTTTTTTTCTTCTTGATGCAAAACATCAAATTCACTTCTATGTGTATAGTTGGTAAATGTATTTGTAAGTCTTACGCTTGTCTTATCAAGGAAAATATTGTCAGAATCTTCCACGTTAAAGTAAGACTTTGTATATAATGTATTATTAGATCCCAATATTTTTATTTGACTTTGATTATCCAGGATTAAAGAACTTAATTCAGGAAACTCTGTTTTATTGAGTAAATTATAAGATCTACTTAATTTGGTATAATTTGAAAAGTTGTTGTTAAAAAGGGAAAAAGAATATCCTATATAATCATTATAATTCAATTGATCAGTTGCACTTGGAGTAAGGGAATTTTCTAAAACTTTAACATATTCTAACGAATTTCCTAAATCGAAATTGTACAAATTTATATCTATACCTGGTTTTAGACTATATTCAAATAAGGTTTTTCCATCTGAATAAACATCATTGGGGATAAAATCCCTTGTATGATTAAACCTTAAACCTGTTTGCATATTCAAATCTAAATTAAAATTGTTTGTTTGATATTCAAACAAGGAATCTCTATAAGAGAAAGTATTTTGAGTACTAAGTCTATTCTTTGTGGTGGTAGTTGATTGATTTGTAAAGTTATAATTGAAATTACCATACGAATTAGCAAAACCAGAGTATAAATTATATTTTCCCGCTAATTCTAAGTGATTTTCTTTGTTGTTCCATATTTCTGAAAA
This genomic interval from Petrotoga sp. 9PWA.NaAc.5.4 contains the following:
- the smc gene encoding chromosome segregation protein SMC, whose product is MKLLSLEIEGFKSFAKRTVFNLDKNIIAIVGPNGSGKSNIVDAIRWLLGEQSQKQIRISEKSDILFIGNNGHDSSNQAKVSLVLEDKEKKLVKISKVLEKDSSNKYFVNNKLVTLKDLQNVFDNGLGKNFYSIIGQGQIGEIVNSSAENIRDIVLDASNISRYLEKKKNSLILLEKSQENLERVNDLLFVIDKRLKSLAIRAGRAKKYLEYVNEIQRIGKVYFGSSKISLIKEIKEREIQLNDNEQKIKELLTKLFEVERNYRSLKDEMENVDEELTKNGDLVESYRKRLQNIEDEKEKLTEELNNYNSKLMNKNWQNTSLKENISSLEKKLKETASQEEEFKKLKEKKEKEFSLKEETKKKLISNIELLEKKMRTFQSDLNTLTLNIKSLQEKINEYDKKTLNNQNKINLLKEQKTTLENRKKKNLEKLQEIENELMHTKDAQAKFETLSKKETDELKNIEEKYKNLSKELDNLIQEEKSLHYSYESLQKQINEYEGFSGITKDFFKTFKDDPNVVDVVANLIETDEKYEEAVSTIAGSRLQNIVIKDSNQAKKYLNHLKQNNSGKITFLPLDLLKTNLILKEKYLNEPGTIGFLINLINFDDKYKKVMEYVFSNALLVDNIETAINLSKMNYNGNIVTLSGELVSSYGAITGGKSKYDYSSTLLKRKRELTETEKRLLAVKSELKNKISIFESLKAEISNKKEKLEKLKDDLRDIFAKKSIHDSNFKNIKEDILDITNQLEQIEEKLVNFEEENKQQLQQINVMNNELAKSQEEYSKIQEEFKKTTEEVAKGKRTLEDLEKELLSDSMELKSLKEKYDFYQSQKINLSKELETLKEQIEQSTTESIRIEEEVKKIRATLLQIEQEKTFLNDEITKLFDIMKKSRSGKYNKSQDLEKYENERNKLKEMVNELRSKNQKIEFEIKETEHKIEFLKEKARNLDINENEFELKELLESDIKALENRIKDLEESLRKLGSVDLTVLNEYEEVEKEYEENRKNKEDILNSINSLKNSILKLDEEAETQYSKFFEELNKEFGHFISKLFSNGFGELKQIGEGKSFEKGIQISVKKAGRNFQKLSLFSGGEKALIAIAFLFALMNLNPSPFYILDEIDAPLDDINASKIADLIVENAQKSQFLIITHNKLVMEIAEVFYGITMRDGITFVVPVDFKELER
- a CDS encoding uracil-DNA glycosylase — encoded protein: MILYGNEEKKERLEMIANRIEKCEKCPLYLSRTNTVAGSGNVDSPIMFVGEGPGADEDAMGEPFVGKAGQLLEKMLKDLAKLERKDVFITNIVKCRPPQNRVPTSEEIVACQSYLDAQIITIKPQVIVTLGNTPLNYFTGKSKITEERGHFFDWYGNIKIFATFHPSYLLRNQSSSKGSPKWFAYLDMKAIGIMYRALIQGKAVEEVIQKIEEQIRSLESSGGI